A single window of Prochlorococcus marinus XMU1410 DNA harbors:
- the ychF gene encoding redox-regulated ATPase YchF, translating into MLKAGIIGLPNVGKSTLFNALVENAKAHAANFPFCTIEPNKGIVSVPDQRLQELGDLSSSQNIIPTKIEFVDIAGLVKGASKGEGLGNKFLSNIREVDAIVHVIRCFEDSDVIHVSGKVDPLDDIEIINLELNLADLSQLQKRRERIKKQVRTSKEAAKEDTLLEKIEEELEKGLSVRSISLSEEENLIIKQLGFLTAKPIIYATNLNENDLAEGNDFASKVQSFASNENTECIKISAQVESELIELEPEDKKDYLMGLGVKEGGLSSLIRSTYKLLGLKTYFTTGEKETKAWTIKDGMTAPQAAGVIHTDFEKGFIRAQTISYQNLIDSGSIANAKTKGLLRSEGKEYIVNEGDVMEFLFNV; encoded by the coding sequence ATGTTAAAAGCAGGTATTATTGGATTACCAAATGTTGGAAAATCAACTCTATTTAATGCACTTGTAGAAAATGCCAAGGCCCATGCGGCTAATTTCCCCTTTTGTACTATAGAACCTAATAAAGGCATAGTTTCCGTCCCAGATCAAAGGTTGCAAGAGTTAGGTGATTTAAGTTCTAGCCAAAATATTATTCCAACAAAAATTGAATTTGTAGATATTGCAGGACTAGTAAAAGGAGCTAGTAAAGGCGAAGGTTTGGGAAATAAATTTTTATCAAATATTAGGGAGGTTGATGCAATAGTTCATGTTATAAGGTGCTTTGAAGATAGTGATGTAATTCATGTTTCTGGGAAGGTAGATCCCTTGGATGACATTGAGATAATTAATCTGGAATTGAATTTAGCTGATTTATCTCAACTCCAAAAAAGAAGAGAAAGAATTAAAAAACAGGTTAGAACTAGTAAAGAGGCAGCAAAAGAAGACACTTTACTAGAAAAAATTGAAGAAGAGCTAGAGAAAGGCCTTTCAGTTAGATCAATATCTTTGAGTGAAGAAGAAAATTTAATAATTAAGCAATTAGGCTTCCTTACCGCAAAACCAATTATTTACGCAACAAATTTGAATGAAAATGATTTAGCTGAAGGTAATGATTTCGCATCAAAAGTTCAAAGTTTTGCAAGTAATGAAAATACAGAATGCATAAAAATATCAGCGCAAGTCGAATCTGAATTAATAGAGTTAGAACCAGAAGATAAAAAAGACTACCTTATGGGTTTAGGAGTAAAAGAAGGAGGGTTAAGTTCTTTAATTAGATCAACATATAAATTACTAGGATTAAAAACTTATTTCACTACAGGAGAAAAGGAGACAAAAGCATGGACCATAAAAGATGGTATGACTGCGCCACAAGCAGCAGGGGTAATTCATACTGATTTTGAAAAAGGATTTATAAGAGCTCAGACTATTTCATATCAAAATTTAATTGATTCAGGTTCAATTGCCAATGCAAAAACTAAAGGTCTTTTAAGAAGTGAAGGTAAGGAATATATAGTTAATGAAGGTGATGTAATGGAGTTCTTATTTAATGTTTAG